CCCGACTCGGTCCCGGATGCACTGGAGATGGTCCGCCGGCTCGCACCCCGGTCCCGTCGGGTCGCCTCGGTGTGTACGGGTGCGTTCGTACTCGCCGCCCTCGGGCTGCTCGAAGGCAGACGAGCCACCACGCACTGGGCGCACTGCCAGAAGCTCGAGCGCACGTACCCCAATGTGCGCGTGGACCCGGACTCGTTGTTCGTCCAGGACGGTCCGTTCATCACCGGAGCCGGGATCACCGCCGGCATCGACCTCGCACTGGCGATGGTGGAAAGTGACTACGGACCGGCGGTGGCGCGGCGGGTGGCCCGTTGGATGGTGGTCTTCCTCCAACGCCCGGGCGGGCAGGCACAATTCAGTGTGTGGGCGGAATCCGCGCTACCGGTGTCGGGCGGGCTGCGGGAGATCGTGGACTCCGTCATCGCGGATCCCGGTGCCGACCACTCCCTCACGGCGATGGCCGGCCGGGCCGCGGTGAGTGAGCGGCATCTGGCCCGGATGTTCCACGAACAGGTCAAGATGACTCCGGCCCGTTTCGTCGAGCAGGCCCGCCTCGAGGCCGCCAAAGTGCTCCTCGCAACCGGCGATCAGAGCCAGGAGACCGTCGCCAGGCGGGTGGGCTTCGGAACCACCGACACCATGCGTCGGACCTTCCGCCGAAACCTCGGCGTTTCACCCGGCGTATACCGGAACCGATTTCGTACCACCGGGATCCACCAGTAACGTTCCGGTCTGCAACGGCATCCGGTGTGCCTCCAGATGATCGCGGATGCGTGCTCCGTACCGTAACCCGCTCCGTTGTGCCGCAGCATGGAAGGATTCGCCGGCCAGCACCAGACTCACTGCGTTCTCCAGTCGGATCTCGTGCACGTACTGGCGCAGCGTCATGCCGGTCTGGGCCTTGAACAGCCGGGCCAGGTGCCGTGGACTCATCCCGACCCGCGCCGCGACGACGTCGAGCTCGTACTGTCCGGCCGGATCGACCGCGATGGTAGCCAACAAACGCTCCAGGACAGCATGTTTGGGACGAGGTGTTCGTGCCGCCACGGACAGCTGTGGGTGCCCCTCCATCCTGCGACTGATCATCACCAGGTCCTTCGAAATCTGATGTGCCAGGTCGGCGCCGTAATCGTCGGCCACCAGTGCGAGCGCCAGATCGATGCCGGCGCCGGCACCGGCAGACGTCCAGACCTCACCGTCGCGGACGAACACCGATTCGCGGTCGACGATCGTGTCCGCGCACATCGCTGCGAACGCATCGAGGTGACGCCAGTGCGTGGTGGCCCGCCGGCCGGCGAGCAATCCTGCAGCGCCCAGCGCGAAAGCACCCACACCGACGGCCGCCACTCTGCGTGATCGGGACACATGATCGCGCACCACCTGCTGCAGCTGGACCGGGACACCCTCGGAAACAAGGCTTTCCCCACCCGTGATGACCAGTGTGTCCACGTCGGGCGCCGGCCGGGCGGCTGGCGTGGCGTCGAAAGTCAGTCCCGACGAGCAGCGGATCGTGCTGGCTTCGCCCCAGGTGTGCAGCGCCACCGAGTAGTCGTACCCGAAGGTGCGCGCTTGGTCGAACACCTCCAATGGGCCGGTGACGTCCAGGGTGCGGGCGCCGTCGAAAACCAGCATCGCGATGCGGCGCGATCGCTGCTCGGCATAGTGGCACATGCGATAAGGCTGCGCGGGATGACGCCGACCCGGTGGTGCGATGTCCGGATTTTCGCCCCTCCTGTCCGTCTCGGTCGGTCCACGCATGCGGCGTCCTGTTTCGCGCATCAGATGTCCACCCGGGCGGGCGATCGACAACCGGAGTTAACCGGCCGGAAACACAGCAGTCCGAACGTTGGTGCAGGGCAGGATATCTCGACTGACAAGGCGGACTTGTATGGATTCACGATCGGCTCTGACACTGAGTATCGGTGTGCTCGGCGGGGTCGCGGTGGCCTTCACCGCGTCCGTGATCACCGTTCCCATCTGGGTGGTCTTTCTGGCCTGGGCCTCGTTCTTCTTCGTAGGAGGAGGGCCGACCGGGTGGGTGCGTTCAGTGACCTCGAACCTGGCGGGAGTCCTGATCGCCACCGCGAGCCTGTACGCCGCCTACCTGCTCGGCGGCGGTCTGACCGCCACCGCCATCGCTGTCGGTATCGGCAGCGCGGTCATGGTGCAGGCGTCCTGGATCGGACTGCTCTCGACGACGCCCGCGGTGGTGGTCGGCTTCGCCTCGACCGTGTCGACGGTCGCCGGCACCGGGCAGCTGGTCACAGCCACGAGCATCTCCCACCCGGGGTTGGTCGCCGCCTGTGCGTGCGTACTGGGCGCGACCTTCGGGATCGCCTCGGAATACCTGGCCGATGTCATGACACGTACGGCTCCGGCCGGCCGTACCGGAAAGGAAGGCGCACCCGCATGAAACTGCAGCACTATCTGGGAGGCCTGGAGGGCCTGCCCGAACCGCTGAGCCTGGAGAAGCGGGTGTTCGTCGAGGACTGGGAGAAGCGCATCTTCGGCATCCATGTCGCGATGATGGGGCTGAGCAAGCATCTGGACTCGGCACTGCCGGCATATCCGATTGCCGACGTTCCGACGACGTTCAAGGACGAGTGGACGTGGGCGTCGCTGCGGACCGGCGCGGAAGCGATGAATCCCTTCGACTACTTCAAGTTCCGGTACTACGAGAAATGGCTCGGCGGGATCAGCCAGTTCTTCGTCGATCAGGGCTACGTGACCGAGGAGGAGATCGCGGCGATCATCGCCGATCCCAAGGACGCGCCCGGCGGTGGCGACCCGGCGATCGACGATCAGGTGATC
This region of Mycolicibacterium diernhoferi genomic DNA includes:
- a CDS encoding GlxA family transcriptional regulator is translated as MVDESSQARTVVFALYDKVTLQDVAAPLEIFARANDFGANYRVLLASPTGAPVGTTAYARLDVDIALADAPAAIDTLLVPGGVPAGFSFTPGLHDIPEEPTPDSVPDALEMVRRLAPRSRRVASVCTGAFVLAALGLLEGRRATTHWAHCQKLERTYPNVRVDPDSLFVQDGPFITGAGITAGIDLALAMVESDYGPAVARRVARWMVVFLQRPGGQAQFSVWAESALPVSGGLREIVDSVIADPGADHSLTAMAGRAAVSERHLARMFHEQVKMTPARFVEQARLEAAKVLLATGDQSQETVARRVGFGTTDTMRRTFRRNLGVSPGVYRNRFRTTGIHQ
- a CDS encoding GlxA family transcriptional regulator yields the protein MCHYAEQRSRRIAMLVFDGARTLDVTGPLEVFDQARTFGYDYSVALHTWGEASTIRCSSGLTFDATPAARPAPDVDTLVITGGESLVSEGVPVQLQQVVRDHVSRSRRVAAVGVGAFALGAAGLLAGRRATTHWRHLDAFAAMCADTIVDRESVFVRDGEVWTSAGAGAGIDLALALVADDYGADLAHQISKDLVMISRRMEGHPQLSVAARTPRPKHAVLERLLATIAVDPAGQYELDVVAARVGMSPRHLARLFKAQTGMTLRQYVHEIRLENAVSLVLAGESFHAAAQRSGLRYGARIRDHLEAHRMPLQTGTLLVDPGGTKSVPVYAG
- a CDS encoding DUF1097 domain-containing protein, encoding MDSRSALTLSIGVLGGVAVAFTASVITVPIWVVFLAWASFFFVGGGPTGWVRSVTSNLAGVLIATASLYAAYLLGGGLTATAIAVGIGSAVMVQASWIGLLSTTPAVVVGFASTVSTVAGTGQLVTATSISHPGLVAACACVLGATFGIASEYLADVMTRTAPAGRTGKEGAPA
- the nthB gene encoding nitrile hydratase subunit beta, coding for MKLQHYLGGLEGLPEPLSLEKRVFVEDWEKRIFGIHVAMMGLSKHLDSALPAYPIADVPTTFKDEWTWASLRTGAEAMNPFDYFKFRYYEKWLGGISQFFVDQGYVTEEEIAAIIADPKDAPGGGDPAIDDQVIDYLRRGDSPRRDVAHPAFSVGQQVRIADLPAGAHTRLPGYLRARTGTVTRIFEGDYGYFVHTGDGIGDPMPIYIVEFTPEELWGVRAEPGANSLYAELFEAYLQPIEEDK